The Arachis hypogaea cultivar Tifrunner chromosome 14, arahy.Tifrunner.gnm2.J5K5, whole genome shotgun sequence genome has a segment encoding these proteins:
- the LOC112742718 gene encoding uncharacterized protein — MVKSNGVHPDTYRLLLFQFSLRDKASKWLESFPKESLTTWEDVMSRFLTRFYPPQRVNRLRIKVQTFRQQDGKTLYEAWERFKDLTKKCPLDMFNEWVQIHTFYEGLNYESRKAVDHSSRGSLNKKKNIDEAIGVIETVADNEYFYASDRSNNRGVLELNQMDTILAQNKMITKKFAELTKQMEKNQAAAIHTQSLPQEELETEERPNWEEAKYLGNSSSHKNHSQHPNFNQPPPHDDDRMTRMGAMLANLYKECEDIKKFQEEERGNMKSRGEVLKNLEAQVGHLSQWIPKLTDSFPSDTEKNLREEMKKVRWEECKAVTLANEEILEEDTSEPTEHNQGSPRSNMEKKEQGTGSVQGKDSTRKETLKPYVPKAPFPQRLKGGEKEKSYSRFLDMFASLSVNIPYLKILKQMPTCINWMKELLARKSNLKGGQIVVMNKECSALIQKDVHLKRKDPRSFLSFEGESKPPSESETRSFTTDSVDSRAGDMTEPRGITL, encoded by the exons ATggttaaatctaatggtgttcatcctgacacctatagattgttATTGTTTCAATTTTCCTTGAGGGACAAGGCATCAAAATGGTTGGAGTCATTCCCGAAGGAAAGcttgacaacctgggaagatgtaatGAGCAGATTCTTGACGAGGTTCTACCCGCCACAAAGAGTGAACAGGCTGAGAATTAAGGTGCAAACATTCAGACAGCAGGATGgtaaaactctttatgaagcctgggagagattcaaggatttgacaaagAAATGCCCCCTtgacatgtttaatgagtgggtgcaaATTCACACTTTTTATGAAGGGCTGAATTATGAATCAAGGAAAGCTGTAGATCACTCATCTAGAGGTTccctaaacaagaagaagaacattGACGAGGCCATTGGTGTTATAGAGACAGTGGCTGACAATGAGTATTTTTATGCCTCTGATAGAAGCAACAATAGGGGAGTCTTGGAATTGAATCAAATGGATACAAtcctggctcagaacaagatgatcaccaagaaaTTTGCCGAATTGACCAAGCAAATGGAGAAGAACCAGGCTGCAGCTATCCATACTCAATCATTACCTCAAGAAGAATTAGAGACAGAAGAAAGACCTAACTGGGAGGAAGCTAAGTACCTTGGAAACTCATCTAG CCATAAAAACCACTCTCAACACCCCAATTtcaaccaaccaccaccacatgatGATGATAGAATGACCAGGATGGGAGCTATGCTTGCAAACCTTTACAAAGAGTGTGAGGACATCAAGAAAttccaagaagaagagagaggtaATATGAAAAGCCGAGGGGAGGTTCTTAAGAATCTTGAAGCTCAAGTAGGACATCTTTCACAGTGGATTCCGAAGCTCACTGATAGTTTCCCTAGTGACACTGAGAAGAATCTAAGAGAGGAAATGAAGAAGGTGAGATGGGAAGAGTGTAAGGCAGTGACTCTTGCAAATGAAGAAATACTGGAAGAAGACACCAGCGAACCAACAGAGCACAACCAAGGAAGCCCCCGGAGCAATATGGAGAAAAAAGAACAAGGAACTGGATCTGTACAGGGAAAAGACTCAACAAGGAAGGAAActttgaagccttatgtgccaaaggcaccgtTTCCCCAGAGACTCAAGGGAGGGGAGAAAGAAAAGTCATATTCAAGATTCCtagacatgtttgcatctctcagtGTCAACATTCCCTACCTCAAAATCCTTAAACAGATGCCTACTTGTATCAACTGGATGAAGGAGCTACTAGCCAGGAAGAGCAACCTGAAAGGTGGCCAAATAgtggtgatgaacaaggaatgcagtgctctcattcagaAGGACGTACACCTGAAAAGAAAAGATCCAAGGAGCTTTC tctcctTTGAGGGCGAATCTAAACCACCATCTGAGAGCGAGACAAGAtcatttactactgattcagttgattcacgtgcaggtgacatgacAGAACCTAGGGGGATTACTCTCTAG